The Austwickia sp. genome includes a region encoding these proteins:
- a CDS encoding glycosyltransferase family 4 protein encodes MTSTEFVATDVNGNSTSPARDAEPFKILMVAHKYLPDVGGIEKHVNEVAKRINADPRFEVTILTTDVSGTRPKDEYLDGIRTLRVPAYPKTKDYYFAPEVARIAADGDWDLVHQQGIHTAVPPTTMLAAARAKIPYVVTFHTGGHSLGHRNAARGAQWRLLAPLLRRADALIGVSHFEADLVASQAGITPSRVEVIRNGGGLTALPQRPETVPGLIISSGRLVPYKGHQRVIEALPDVLRSEPRARLLILGAGDQSSNEPQLRELAAKLGVADKVEITSLPPDDRTAMAEALCKADVFVSLSEYEAHPVAVMEALSLGCTVVGLEVAGVGELVQEGWVRGIPESASPADVAHGLLSAMSTGPTADPEQLPTWDTSAEGLRDIYLKIRARAARRQGR; translated from the coding sequence ATGACCAGCACGGAGTTCGTCGCTACCGACGTCAACGGCAACAGCACCTCGCCAGCACGCGACGCCGAGCCGTTCAAGATCCTCATGGTGGCCCACAAGTACCTGCCGGACGTGGGCGGCATCGAGAAGCACGTCAACGAGGTCGCCAAGCGGATCAACGCCGACCCCCGCTTCGAGGTCACGATCCTCACGACCGACGTGTCGGGGACCCGCCCGAAGGACGAGTACCTGGACGGCATCCGCACCCTGCGCGTGCCCGCCTACCCCAAGACGAAGGACTACTACTTCGCCCCCGAGGTCGCCCGCATCGCCGCCGACGGCGACTGGGACCTCGTCCACCAGCAGGGCATCCACACCGCGGTGCCGCCGACCACGATGCTCGCGGCGGCCCGGGCGAAGATCCCGTACGTCGTGACGTTCCACACCGGCGGTCACAGCCTCGGCCACCGCAACGCCGCGCGCGGCGCCCAGTGGCGCCTCCTCGCCCCGCTGCTGCGCCGCGCCGACGCCCTCATCGGCGTCAGCCACTTCGAGGCCGACCTCGTCGCCTCGCAGGCGGGCATCACGCCCAGCCGGGTCGAGGTCATCCGCAACGGCGGCGGGCTCACCGCCCTGCCGCAGCGCCCCGAGACCGTGCCGGGCCTCATCATCTCCTCCGGTCGGCTCGTGCCCTACAAGGGCCACCAGCGCGTCATCGAGGCGCTGCCGGACGTGCTGCGCTCCGAGCCCCGCGCCCGCCTGCTGATCCTCGGCGCCGGCGACCAGAGCAGCAACGAGCCGCAGCTGCGCGAGCTCGCCGCCAAGCTCGGCGTCGCCGACAAGGTCGAGATCACCTCCCTGCCGCCGGACGACCGGACCGCGATGGCCGAGGCGCTGTGCAAGGCCGACGTGTTCGTGTCGCTGTCGGAGTACGAGGCACACCCGGTCGCCGTCATGGAGGCCCTGTCGCTCGGTTGCACCGTCGTCGGCCTGGAGGTCGCCGGGGTGGGCGAGCTCGTCCAGGAGGGCTGGGTCCGGGGGATCCCGGAGAGCGCCAGCCCCGCGGACGTCGCGCACGGTCTGCTGTCGGCCATGTCCACCGGCCCGACCGCCGACCCGGAGCAGCTGCCCACCTGGGACACCAGCGCCGAGGGCCTGCGCGACATCTACCTGAAGATCCGCGCCCGCGCCGCGCGCCGCCAGGGCCGCTGA
- a CDS encoding glycosyltransferase family 2 protein, which translates to MSGSTENHASPYAPHEAAREQLPASGGRTSNITVVVCVYDMARLREIDLCLASLRRQTLAPAEVVVVVDGCEPLAAALMDRYRDITLVPLPENQGLSAARNAGLARVHTPWVAFLDDDAYAEPDWLAQLAEAHADTGAVGVGGWVEPVFVEGRPRWFPSELLWTVGCSHAGLPTERTVVRNVFGGCAMMATDALKDHGGYDESVGRKGDDARGGEEADLCLRIREAVPDAQFVLEPSAVIHHHVPGNRSRVGYVMKRCHADGKAKAGMAARLGADSLTSETAFVRDFVPRVLGLVARARVAAAFVLLLGMTVAAFGFAMGLLALRLRPAKPALGRPGRRAAAAAPDAEARTRGSAHASASPPTRSADPAYSAS; encoded by the coding sequence ATGAGCGGATCGACCGAAAACCACGCATCGCCGTACGCCCCGCACGAGGCGGCCCGCGAGCAGCTACCCGCCAGCGGCGGGCGCACGAGCAACATCACCGTCGTCGTGTGCGTCTACGACATGGCCCGGCTCCGCGAGATCGACCTGTGCCTGGCCTCGCTCCGCCGCCAGACGCTGGCACCCGCCGAGGTCGTCGTGGTCGTCGACGGCTGTGAGCCGCTGGCCGCGGCCCTCATGGACCGCTACCGCGACATCACCCTGGTGCCGCTCCCCGAGAACCAAGGCCTGTCCGCCGCCCGCAACGCCGGGCTGGCCCGCGTGCACACGCCGTGGGTCGCCTTCCTGGACGACGACGCGTACGCCGAGCCCGACTGGCTGGCCCAGCTGGCCGAGGCGCACGCCGACACCGGCGCCGTGGGCGTCGGCGGCTGGGTCGAGCCGGTGTTCGTCGAGGGCCGGCCCCGCTGGTTCCCCAGCGAGCTGCTCTGGACCGTGGGCTGCTCGCACGCCGGGCTGCCGACCGAGCGCACCGTCGTCCGCAACGTCTTCGGCGGCTGCGCCATGATGGCGACCGACGCGCTCAAGGACCACGGGGGCTACGACGAGAGCGTCGGCCGCAAGGGCGACGACGCGCGCGGCGGCGAAGAGGCGGACCTCTGCCTGCGCATCCGCGAGGCCGTCCCGGACGCGCAGTTCGTCCTGGAGCCGAGCGCGGTCATCCACCACCACGTCCCGGGCAACCGCAGCCGCGTCGGCTACGTGATGAAGCGCTGCCACGCCGACGGCAAGGCCAAGGCCGGGATGGCTGCCCGGCTGGGCGCCGACTCGCTGACCAGCGAGACCGCCTTCGTGCGGGACTTCGTGCCCCGCGTGCTCGGCCTGGTGGCCCGGGCCCGCGTCGCCGCGGCCTTCGTCCTCCTCCTCGGCATGACGGTGGCGGCCTTCGGCTTCGCCATGGGCCTGCTCGCGTTGCGCCTGCGGCCGGCCAAGCCGGCCCTGGGGCGTCCCGGGCGTCGGGCCGCTGCGGCCGCGCCGGACGCCGAGGCGCGGACCCGCGGGTCAGCGCACGCCTCGGCCTCTCCCCCCACGCGCTCCGCCGATCCGGCGTACAGCGCTTCCTGA
- a CDS encoding glycoside hydrolase family 16 protein: MKMSRGARAAFMCSAVVLSLGPGTAYAVSTPAALEATDVAALDVPLPAGAAPALATSSPDGTRFVAAGRTTRRLATRKRPKPTPTPTPTPTATPSPSPTPTPTPTTVTPPPSTAPTLVWRDDFDGPAGSRVNPAWWTELSGGEGWGNQELQLYQSGGKNAAVDGQGNLVITARKESAGTCWYGPCQYTSARLTTAKKVTANSGRVEARLKTPIGKGVWPAFWMLGDNLDTAGYPQCGEADIMELVGDWPSEIWSSIHGPGYVLAGLTAPYRLPEGVTYHDDFHTFAMEWTSTGVQFSVDGNVYHQVNRADVGAAEWVFDKPMHVILNLAVGGKWPGDPAATTQFPAELVVDYVAMYR; this comes from the coding sequence GTGAAGATGTCCCGTGGCGCCCGCGCGGCGTTCATGTGCTCCGCCGTGGTGCTGAGTCTGGGCCCCGGGACGGCGTACGCCGTGTCGACGCCTGCCGCCCTCGAGGCCACGGATGTCGCGGCTCTCGACGTACCGCTGCCGGCCGGCGCCGCACCCGCGCTCGCCACGTCCTCCCCCGACGGGACCCGCTTCGTCGCCGCCGGCCGGACGACCCGTAGGCTGGCGACCAGGAAGCGTCCCAAGCCGACGCCGACACCCACGCCCACGCCGACGGCGACGCCCTCGCCCAGCCCGACGCCGACGCCCACGCCGACCACCGTGACGCCACCGCCCAGCACCGCGCCCACCCTCGTGTGGCGCGACGACTTCGACGGCCCCGCCGGAAGCCGCGTCAACCCGGCGTGGTGGACCGAGCTGTCCGGCGGCGAGGGCTGGGGCAACCAGGAGCTGCAGCTGTACCAGTCCGGCGGCAAGAACGCGGCCGTCGACGGCCAGGGCAACCTCGTCATCACGGCCCGCAAGGAGTCGGCGGGAACGTGCTGGTACGGGCCGTGCCAATACACGTCAGCCCGGTTGACCACCGCGAAGAAGGTGACGGCGAACAGCGGCCGGGTCGAGGCTCGGCTCAAGACGCCGATCGGCAAGGGCGTCTGGCCGGCGTTCTGGATGCTGGGCGACAACCTCGACACGGCGGGCTACCCGCAGTGCGGCGAGGCCGACATCATGGAGCTCGTCGGCGATTGGCCCAGCGAGATCTGGTCGTCGATCCACGGGCCGGGATACGTGCTCGCCGGGCTCACGGCGCCGTACCGGCTCCCGGAGGGCGTCACCTACCACGACGACTTCCACACCTTCGCGATGGAGTGGACCTCGACGGGGGTGCAGTTCTCCGTGGACGGCAACGTGTATCACCAGGTCAACCGCGCCGACGTCGGGGCCGCCGAGTGGGTCTTCGACAAGCCCATGCACGTGATCCTGAACCTGGCGGTCGGCGGCAAGTGGCCGGGCGACCCGGCGGCGACCACTCAGTTCCCGGCGGAGTTGGTCGTCGACTACGTGGCGATGTACCGCTGA
- a CDS encoding polysaccharide deacetylase family protein, whose protein sequence is MPFAASMTARCPAPTPIVNIAAPARVAALTFDDGPSVDTTDAILAILRQKQVKVTFFETGEHTAAHPELVAKVAAAGHAVGSHSWNHPRLSTLTEADLTAQLESSTAAVADAIGQDVCLMRPPFGDANPSVDATIARLRLTKVGWTDNPIDWENPSAAELTRRVVAAADGHPMILLLHEHGKEDPQQVGPSPTVQALGDIVDGLKRAGYSFVQVDGRPFPTDPPPGRPR, encoded by the coding sequence GTGCCGTTCGCCGCGTCCATGACGGCCCGCTGCCCCGCGCCGACCCCGATCGTCAACATCGCTGCGCCGGCCCGCGTCGCCGCCTTGACCTTCGACGACGGTCCCAGCGTGGATACCACCGACGCGATCCTGGCGATCCTGCGGCAGAAGCAGGTCAAGGTCACGTTCTTCGAGACCGGCGAGCACACGGCCGCGCACCCCGAACTGGTGGCCAAGGTGGCCGCCGCTGGGCACGCCGTCGGCAGCCACTCGTGGAACCACCCCCGCCTGTCGACGCTGACCGAGGCCGACCTCACGGCCCAGCTGGAGAGCTCGACCGCTGCGGTCGCCGACGCCATCGGTCAAGACGTGTGCCTCATGCGGCCCCCGTTCGGGGACGCCAATCCCTCCGTGGACGCGACCATCGCCCGCCTGCGGCTCACCAAGGTGGGCTGGACCGACAACCCCATCGACTGGGAGAACCCCAGCGCCGCAGAACTCACCCGACGCGTCGTCGCCGCCGCGGACGGCCACCCGATGATCCTGCTGCTCCACGAGCACGGGAAAGAGGACCCGCAACAGGTCGGTCCGTCGCCGACCGTCCAGGCGCTCGGCGACATCGTCGACGGCCTCAAACGCGCCGGCTACAGCTTCGTGCAGGTCGACGGGCGGCCGTTCCCGACCGACCCGCCGCCGGGCCGCCCGCGCTGA
- a CDS encoding glycosyltransferase family 2 protein, with the protein MTHAGSGCPRRSPVPPSESSVLTTRVLALIPAHNEQVIIGQAITALHEQSRPPERIVVVADNCTDDTVRIARDLGAEVFETVGNVHKKGGALNQALDALLPDLGEGDFVFVQDADSVVRRDFLHNAEAWFTRKPNLGALGGTFRALPFATDAGWQERLLWRLQDNEYARYQRDVERLNGKCLVVTGTAALFKAATLRHVQAERGRRLPMGGGGIYDTTVLTEDNEISFAIMHLGYDLLAPHDCLLETDAMQSWKDLYNQRLRWKRGAVENCVQYGLTLITLPYWGRQLLTMAGVIVTALYLASLVWSGTVGGGIHIHPFWIWVTGIFVVERFVTVSKKGVKEQVLAASMWEIPFEMFLSFVHADAYVKALTRQKKVW; encoded by the coding sequence ATGACGCACGCCGGTTCGGGGTGTCCTCGGCGGTCCCCTGTCCCTCCATCAGAGAGCTCCGTCTTGACGACCCGAGTCCTCGCACTCATTCCTGCCCACAACGAACAAGTGATCATCGGCCAGGCCATCACGGCACTGCACGAGCAGAGCCGGCCGCCGGAGCGCATCGTTGTCGTCGCCGACAACTGCACCGACGACACCGTGCGCATCGCGCGCGACCTCGGCGCGGAGGTCTTCGAGACCGTCGGGAACGTCCACAAGAAGGGCGGCGCGCTCAACCAGGCGCTCGACGCACTGCTGCCCGACCTCGGCGAAGGCGATTTCGTCTTCGTCCAGGACGCGGACTCGGTGGTTCGGCGGGACTTCCTGCACAACGCCGAGGCGTGGTTCACCCGCAAGCCCAACCTGGGCGCCCTCGGTGGCACGTTCCGTGCGCTGCCGTTCGCGACCGATGCCGGCTGGCAGGAGCGGCTGCTGTGGCGGCTGCAGGACAACGAGTACGCCCGCTACCAGCGCGACGTCGAGCGACTCAACGGCAAGTGCCTGGTGGTGACGGGCACGGCGGCGCTGTTCAAGGCCGCCACCCTGCGCCACGTCCAGGCCGAGCGCGGCCGCCGGCTGCCCATGGGCGGGGGCGGGATCTACGACACCACGGTCCTCACCGAGGACAACGAGATCTCGTTCGCGATCATGCACCTCGGCTACGACCTGCTGGCCCCGCACGACTGCCTGCTGGAGACCGACGCCATGCAGAGCTGGAAGGACCTCTACAACCAGCGGCTGCGCTGGAAGCGGGGGGCCGTCGAGAACTGCGTGCAGTACGGCCTGACCCTCATCACCCTCCCCTACTGGGGACGGCAGCTCCTGACCATGGCCGGGGTGATCGTCACCGCCCTCTACCTGGCCTCCCTGGTGTGGTCCGGCACGGTCGGCGGCGGCATCCACATCCACCCGTTCTGGATCTGGGTGACGGGGATCTTCGTCGTCGAACGGTTCGTCACGGTCAGCAAGAAGGGAGTCAAGGAACAAGTCCTCGCCGCCTCGATGTGGGAGATCCCCTTCGAGATGTTCCTCTCATTCGTCCATGCCGACGCGTATGTCAAGGCCCTCACACGACAGAAGAAGGTTTGGTGA
- a CDS encoding glycoside hydrolase family 16 protein: MVSIARRLSAALAAALSVATVAACSPQQAPEPPPSPARPLVWQDEFDGAAGTAPDVRHWNHDTGGDGWGNQELQDYAPPGRNARLDGAGHLVITAEKIAPGKAAERGGNATCWYGPCTYRSARLTTLHKVTVQEGRVEARMKVPRGKGLWSAFWLMGDDFDTVGHPASGEIDVTEVLGHEPNVTWASVHGPGYVRAGLTKGYSPPNDAALSDDFHTYTVEWIKQGLTFSVDGHEYYSVARTDIGEGRRWVFDKPFFLILNVAVGGEWPGAPDDSVLPSTLVVDSVRVFGKAAPDDK; this comes from the coding sequence ATCGTTTCCATCGCTCGTCGGCTCTCTGCCGCCCTCGCCGCCGCCCTATCCGTCGCCACCGTGGCGGCGTGCTCACCGCAGCAAGCACCCGAACCGCCGCCGTCTCCGGCGCGCCCGCTGGTGTGGCAGGACGAGTTCGACGGCGCGGCGGGCACGGCACCCGACGTACGGCATTGGAACCACGACACCGGCGGCGACGGCTGGGGGAACCAGGAGCTACAGGACTACGCGCCGCCCGGAAGGAATGCCCGCCTCGACGGCGCGGGCCACCTCGTCATCACCGCCGAGAAGATTGCTCCCGGGAAGGCAGCGGAGCGCGGCGGGAACGCGACGTGCTGGTACGGACCGTGCACCTACCGCTCGGCCCGGCTCACCACCCTGCACAAGGTCACAGTCCAGGAGGGCCGCGTCGAGGCCCGGATGAAGGTGCCGCGCGGGAAGGGGCTGTGGTCGGCGTTCTGGCTCATGGGCGACGACTTCGACACGGTCGGCCACCCGGCCTCGGGGGAGATCGACGTCACCGAGGTCCTCGGTCATGAGCCCAACGTGACCTGGGCCTCGGTGCACGGTCCCGGTTATGTCCGCGCCGGCCTGACCAAGGGCTACAGCCCCCCGAACGACGCCGCCTTGAGCGACGACTTTCACACCTACACCGTGGAGTGGATAAAACAGGGGCTCACGTTTTCGGTGGACGGGCACGAATACTACTCAGTGGCCCGCACAGACATCGGCGAGGGCCGGCGGTGGGTCTTCGACAAGCCGTTCTTCCTCATTCTCAACGTCGCCGTCGGCGGCGAATGGCCAGGTGCCCCAGACGATTCCGTGCTTCCATCGACGCTGGTCGTGGACTCGGTGCGGGTCTTCGGGAAGGCTGCGCCCGACGACAAGTAG
- a CDS encoding type II toxin-antitoxin system Phd/YefM family antitoxin produces the protein MPTIASRDLRNHTAAVLKQVAEGADVTITVHGEPVAVITRPQLVRRMAIPKHELLDLLAHQSSDPTLAEDLLWITEGTTDDLGPLA, from the coding sequence ATGCCCACCATTGCGTCGCGGGACCTGCGCAATCACACTGCTGCGGTGTTAAAGCAGGTGGCCGAGGGCGCCGATGTCACGATTACCGTGCACGGGGAGCCCGTCGCCGTCATCACGCGGCCTCAGCTTGTCCGGCGCATGGCCATCCCCAAGCACGAACTGCTCGATTTGCTGGCTCACCAGTCTTCCGATCCGACGCTCGCCGAGGACCTGCTGTGGATCACCGAGGGGACTACCGACGACCTGGGTCCGCTCGCATGA
- a CDS encoding PIN domain-containing protein, whose amino-acid sequence MTTGLLDTSVWIAAELGRTIDAAKVPDAVRVSVVTLGELEAGVLAAADAATTSTRLGTLEKAQSCEPLPIDAAVSREWALLRVQLARAGRRANVNDLWIAATARANRLPVVTQDDDFDVLAQLGLVEIVKV is encoded by the coding sequence ATGACCACGGGCTTGCTGGACACCAGCGTCTGGATCGCCGCCGAGCTGGGCCGAACCATCGACGCAGCCAAGGTGCCGGACGCAGTGCGGGTCAGCGTCGTCACCCTCGGAGAGCTGGAGGCCGGCGTGCTGGCCGCAGCGGACGCCGCAACCACCAGCACGCGGCTGGGCACTCTCGAGAAGGCCCAGTCGTGCGAGCCGCTGCCGATCGATGCCGCTGTTTCCCGCGAATGGGCCCTGCTCCGGGTACAGCTGGCCCGCGCGGGACGGCGGGCCAACGTCAACGACCTGTGGATCGCCGCCACCGCGCGAGCCAACCGGCTGCCCGTGGTCACTCAGGACGACGACTTCGACGTCCTGGCGCAGTTGGGTCTCGTCGAGATCGTCAAGGTTTAG
- a CDS encoding DUF4038 domain-containing protein — translation MEAEEANRPPYISAVSINGRYFVDQYGNPIRVQGDSPWSLMTRLSPAEAKAWFRNRSGHGYTAAIVSLIGTSGNGGPSNDGSTRDGLVPFVDADILSWNEPYWQRVRDYAWEAADNGISLMLYPIDGWVLGNSIVPKSTNQCRDYGARVAAHLKDLPNILWMSGGDYVRKNAAASGSLSDDDCLVAMKEGIRSTGDKRPFSMQFVYPQELSTEDPFWAPRVDWNFVYSYSPTYRDTLRAYDHRPTMPALLGESNYEGEDNGGKPTTNETLRRQILWAMTSGAAGDFAGSRDWKFDEGWETRLDTDAVAQIAGVRRIVAKMPWWEMAPDRALVTAGQGTPLPDDREADMLDSDYATAARTEDGRFAAVYIPTARTVTIDRAKLSADVQALWVDPSTGASRPAGSGTAFTTPGPNAAGDGDWLLILSSTPF, via the coding sequence GTGGAGGCGGAGGAGGCAAATCGGCCGCCGTACATCTCTGCCGTAAGCATCAACGGAAGATACTTCGTTGATCAGTACGGCAATCCCATCCGTGTCCAGGGAGACTCGCCATGGAGTCTCATGACGCGGTTGTCCCCCGCTGAGGCAAAAGCCTGGTTCAGGAACCGGTCTGGCCATGGATACACAGCAGCCATTGTGTCCTTGATCGGCACCTCCGGCAACGGGGGACCGTCGAACGATGGTTCCACTAGGGATGGTCTCGTACCGTTCGTTGACGCGGATATTCTCAGTTGGAATGAGCCCTACTGGCAGCGTGTCCGTGACTACGCGTGGGAAGCAGCGGACAACGGAATCTCGTTGATGCTCTATCCGATAGATGGCTGGGTTCTGGGAAATTCGATCGTTCCGAAGTCAACCAACCAGTGTCGGGACTACGGTGCGCGCGTGGCTGCCCATTTGAAGGATCTGCCCAACATCCTGTGGATGTCTGGAGGCGACTACGTCCGTAAGAATGCGGCTGCTAGCGGGAGTCTGAGCGACGATGACTGCCTCGTGGCGATGAAGGAGGGTATCCGATCGACTGGCGATAAGCGGCCATTCTCGATGCAGTTTGTGTATCCTCAAGAGCTGTCGACCGAGGACCCGTTCTGGGCGCCGCGCGTGGATTGGAACTTCGTCTACAGCTACTCGCCCACCTATCGCGACACTCTGCGTGCGTACGACCACCGCCCGACGATGCCTGCTCTCTTGGGGGAGTCCAACTACGAGGGCGAAGACAACGGCGGGAAACCGACGACGAACGAGACCCTCCGTCGCCAGATCCTTTGGGCGATGACGTCGGGAGCGGCAGGTGACTTCGCGGGAAGCCGGGACTGGAAGTTCGACGAGGGCTGGGAAACGCGCCTGGACACGGACGCCGTGGCCCAGATCGCCGGAGTCCGACGCATCGTGGCGAAGATGCCTTGGTGGGAGATGGCTCCGGACCGGGCCTTGGTGACCGCGGGCCAGGGGACCCCGCTGCCGGACGATCGCGAAGCAGACATGCTCGACAGCGACTACGCGACGGCAGCCCGCACGGAGGACGGGCGGTTCGCTGCCGTCTACATCCCCACCGCCCGGACGGTCACGATCGACCGGGCGAAGCTCTCCGCCGATGTTCAGGCTCTGTGGGTCGACCCCTCCACGGGCGCCTCGCGCCCGGCTGGATCCGGGACCGCCTTCACCACCCCGGGCCCCAACGCGGCCGGGGACGGGGACTGGCTGCTGATCCTGAGCAGCACCCCGTTCTGA